A DNA window from Phycisphaerales bacterium AB-hyl4 contains the following coding sequences:
- a CDS encoding polysaccharide deacetylase family protein — protein MNLMYHSITINADPRPASQFHRNKYTVHVDQLADHVRRCEGQDVVFTFDDGHVSIHEHAYPLVVNRVKTILFISLDFVGTANWLSAAQLREMHGRGVAIAGHGCGHLNLASLPAAQLKHELEHSRRGLEDIIGSEVTAMSLVGGHYNRRVLEAARDVGYETIYSSEPVAGVTRHGLHGRVCVYWTTTGDEIDAYRQGRVSRQMQLAYYLKRPLKCLLAERVRRKHSG, from the coding sequence ATGAATTTGATGTATCACTCGATCACGATCAATGCCGATCCTAGACCTGCAAGCCAGTTCCATCGGAACAAGTACACGGTGCACGTGGATCAGTTGGCCGACCACGTCCGGCGCTGCGAAGGACAGGACGTGGTTTTTACATTTGACGATGGCCACGTCTCCATCCACGAGCATGCCTACCCGCTGGTGGTGAACCGGGTGAAGACGATCCTGTTCATTTCGCTTGATTTTGTGGGGACGGCGAACTGGCTTTCCGCGGCGCAGCTTCGCGAAATGCATGGTCGGGGCGTCGCCATCGCTGGGCATGGATGCGGCCACCTGAATCTGGCGTCACTTCCTGCGGCGCAACTGAAACATGAGCTCGAGCATTCCCGTCGCGGGTTAGAAGACATCATTGGTAGTGAGGTCACCGCCATGTCGCTGGTTGGTGGGCACTACAACAGGCGGGTTCTTGAAGCGGCGCGTGACGTCGGGTATGAGACGATCTATTCGTCTGAGCCCGTCGCAGGGGTGACGCGGCACGGTCTCCATGGCCGGGTTTGCGTGTATTGGACAACGACGGGGGACGAGATCGACGCGTATCGCCAGGGCAGGGTTTCTCGGCAAATGCAGCTTGCCTACTACCTAAAGCGCCCGCTTAAATGCCTCTTGGCCGAACGTGTCAGAAGGAAGCATTCCGGCTGA